A single region of the Gaiellales bacterium genome encodes:
- a CDS encoding CYTH and CHAD domain-containing protein: MKAGTEREVKLRPGPGLRRVELDGRPIPDRTLTSIYHDTDDLRLARAGITLRLRLSDEETVWQLKLPHDAAREELEWPAPSRRVPGEVKALLVAHTRGRPFVAVATLRTERSGVVVTDGGVDIAEVVDDRVDVLADDAVVDRFEEIEVELVDGDQHDLERLERLFIEAGARPSDAPSKVFRALGGRPRSGVKVKAKGARRVLARGLLEQYAELLAHDPGTRLGVDPEELHDHRSAVRRLRAQLRAGRPLLDRTWADDLRGALKRVGRTLAPARDLDVLIAQIEDDRKRLPERERRGAAGVVEALHARRARAQTELLAELSEPWYVSTLNRVEGAVANPRFAGSGSLRRGVRREHRRARRIVRKLPELPTDAQLHALRRAVRNGRYAAELAAAGGDRKARRYAKRAKALQDVLGQHQDAVVATAVLAEVGRDLSRPAARTACAALVEIQAERRAAARDRLAKGWKRLEARAV, encoded by the coding sequence ATGAAGGCGGGGACCGAACGCGAGGTGAAGCTGCGTCCCGGGCCCGGCTTGCGCAGGGTCGAGCTCGACGGACGTCCGATCCCGGACCGGACGCTGACCTCGATCTATCACGACACGGACGACCTGCGGCTCGCGCGGGCGGGGATCACGCTTCGGCTGCGACTCTCGGATGAGGAGACCGTCTGGCAGCTCAAGCTGCCGCATGATGCGGCCCGGGAGGAGCTCGAGTGGCCCGCGCCCAGCCGGCGCGTGCCGGGCGAGGTGAAGGCGTTGCTCGTCGCGCACACCCGCGGCCGGCCATTCGTCGCGGTCGCGACCCTGCGCACGGAGCGGTCGGGAGTCGTCGTGACGGACGGAGGCGTCGACATCGCCGAGGTCGTCGACGACCGCGTGGACGTCCTCGCCGACGACGCCGTCGTCGACCGGTTCGAGGAGATCGAGGTGGAGCTCGTCGACGGCGACCAGCACGACCTCGAGCGCCTCGAACGGCTGTTCATCGAGGCCGGGGCGCGCCCATCCGACGCGCCGTCGAAGGTGTTCCGGGCGCTCGGCGGACGGCCCCGCTCCGGCGTCAAGGTGAAGGCCAAGGGCGCCCGGCGGGTGCTGGCACGCGGGCTCCTCGAGCAGTACGCGGAGCTCCTCGCGCACGATCCGGGGACCCGGCTCGGCGTGGATCCCGAGGAGCTGCACGACCACCGCAGCGCGGTCCGGCGGCTGCGGGCGCAGCTCCGCGCCGGCAGGCCGCTGCTCGACCGCACCTGGGCTGACGACCTGCGCGGGGCGCTCAAGCGGGTCGGCCGGACGCTCGCGCCGGCCCGCGACCTGGACGTGCTGATCGCGCAGATCGAGGACGATCGAAAGCGCCTTCCGGAGCGCGAGCGGCGGGGAGCTGCCGGCGTGGTCGAGGCGCTTCATGCACGTCGCGCCCGTGCTCAGACGGAGCTGCTCGCGGAGCTCTCGGAGCCCTGGTACGTCAGCACGCTGAACCGGGTCGAGGGCGCCGTCGCCAACCCGCGCTTCGCCGGATCGGGCTCGCTCCGCCGTGGAGTCCGGCGCGAGCATCGCCGGGCCCGCAGGATCGTGCGCAAGCTGCCCGAACTGCCGACCGACGCCCAGCTGCATGCGCTTCGCCGCGCGGTGCGGAACGGCCGCTATGCCGCCGAGCTGGCCGCCGCCGGCGGCGACAGGAAGGCGCGGCGCTACGCGAAGCGGGCGAAGGCGCTCCAGGACGTCCTCGGCCAGCACCAGGACGCCGTCGTCGCGACGGCCGTGCTGGCCGAGGTCGGCCGCGACCTCTCCCGGCCCGCGGCGCGCACGGCGTGCGCCGC